One Candidatus Thermoplasmatota archaeon DNA window includes the following coding sequences:
- a CDS encoding 3-hydroxyacyl-CoA dehydrogenase family protein, whose protein sequence is MYVDKVAVVGAGAMGAAIAEVMALNGKKVVLKDVSQEFVDRGLKTIDAVLDDLVTFHAGKAEAEIERIESKNGITLTEEQKAKVREANKATYDRARADKIRRNIQGTTSYDDLADVDFVIEAVVEKMPVKQQVFKELEAATQSHVVLATNTSTLSITEIASAVSAKRRPKVLGAHFFNPPYTLPLVEIIPAHETSPGVVEETIQFFEELRNHRFPMLPVAVKETPGFVVNRILGRAFNEAFLVYEEGIASPRDIDKAMKAGAGWPMGPLELADLVGIDVLYHAGRSMKEMGAPAEQRLPQIIGKLYHSGRWGKKVGRGFYDYKNE, encoded by the coding sequence GTGTACGTCGACAAGGTCGCGGTCGTCGGCGCCGGAGCCATGGGCGCCGCCATCGCCGAGGTCATGGCGCTCAACGGCAAGAAGGTCGTCCTGAAGGACGTCTCCCAGGAATTCGTCGACCGCGGCCTCAAGACCATCGATGCGGTGCTCGATGATCTCGTGACCTTCCACGCCGGCAAGGCCGAAGCCGAGATCGAGCGGATCGAATCGAAGAACGGCATCACGCTCACCGAGGAGCAGAAGGCGAAGGTCCGCGAGGCGAACAAGGCGACCTACGACCGCGCCCGCGCCGACAAGATCCGCAGGAACATCCAGGGCACGACCTCGTACGACGACCTCGCGGACGTCGACTTCGTGATCGAGGCCGTCGTCGAGAAGATGCCCGTGAAGCAGCAGGTCTTCAAGGAGCTCGAAGCCGCGACCCAGAGCCACGTCGTGCTCGCGACCAACACGAGCACGCTGAGCATCACGGAGATCGCTTCCGCGGTGTCGGCGAAGCGCCGTCCGAAGGTGCTCGGCGCGCACTTCTTCAACCCGCCCTACACGCTGCCGCTCGTCGAGATCATCCCCGCCCACGAGACGAGCCCCGGCGTCGTCGAGGAGACCATCCAGTTCTTCGAGGAGCTGCGCAACCACCGCTTCCCGATGCTTCCGGTCGCCGTCAAGGAGACGCCGGGCTTCGTCGTGAACCGCATCCTCGGGCGCGCGTTCAACGAGGCGTTCCTCGTCTACGAGGAGGGGATCGCCTCCCCGCGCGACATCGACAAGGCGATGAAGGCCGGCGCGGGTTGGCCGATGGGACCGCTCGAGCTCGCCGACCTCGTCGGGATCGACGTGCTCTACCACGCGGGCCGCAGCATGAAGGAGATGGGCGCGCCCGCCGAGCAGCGCCTGCCCCAGATCATCGGCAAGCTCTACCACTCGGGCCGCTGGGGAAAGAAGGTGGGTCGCGGGTTCTACGATTACAAGAACGAGTAG
- a CDS encoding helix-turn-helix domain-containing protein, with translation MGAHEEPAAAAHRRKRGETVRNAVASAGTDADVARARLLAEAGLTSYECRIYLAAFGRGACAAKDLARLSGVPRTRVYDVLAALASRGLVEERAGPPRAFVALPPESFLAREAREAAALVSVLETRVAQWPAASPSPAVDAPFRLIEGPVAESQAVAEALAKARTSMACDVRAETLSSWLNDASLAPLLRRALALPEVQAVVSGPASATLRLAADEAAPVIAGRPSRRLDVERVVIDGRLLLLRIPRASGGADVLVAEHEVFAREEARVVRAAREAAAPLAAVAAAIRAGARVPIERGDARETVLAAIERATREVIWLGPPPEGEVAQRLLARAALGLRVRVLGPAPLPGPPWPPSAAHREAAEVGAPFVLADGVLAIEPRGDRALVTAVPGRGRILHSLFETLWSRAAPGEGAAPTRAPHRLGGVEDVVAGVRRGLEATPAGGAFAIALATDDVTAFLPDLVAASERRPRLRGRILLARAPRDVALPAGFDVRIAPRQPASYFASAWSGLLWWAGDARARPVGLGAHDPAAVEAALAAFDLAWRRARPLPGRRRA, from the coding sequence ATGGGCGCGCACGAAGAACCGGCGGCGGCCGCGCACCGCCGCAAGCGAGGCGAAACCGTCCGGAACGCGGTCGCATCCGCCGGGACCGACGCGGACGTCGCGCGCGCCCGGCTCCTCGCGGAAGCCGGGCTCACGAGCTACGAGTGCCGCATCTATCTTGCGGCCTTCGGCCGGGGCGCCTGCGCCGCGAAGGACCTCGCGCGGCTCTCGGGCGTTCCCCGCACGCGCGTCTACGACGTTCTCGCGGCCCTCGCCTCGCGCGGCCTCGTCGAGGAGCGCGCCGGGCCGCCGCGCGCGTTCGTCGCGCTCCCCCCCGAATCCTTCCTCGCGCGGGAGGCCCGCGAGGCGGCCGCGCTCGTGTCCGTGCTCGAGACGCGCGTCGCCCAATGGCCGGCCGCTTCGCCCTCGCCCGCCGTCGACGCGCCGTTCCGCCTCATCGAAGGACCCGTCGCCGAATCGCAGGCCGTCGCCGAGGCGCTCGCAAAGGCGCGGACGTCCATGGCCTGCGACGTTCGCGCCGAGACGCTCTCGAGCTGGCTCAACGACGCCTCGCTCGCGCCGCTCCTTCGACGCGCCCTTGCGCTCCCCGAGGTGCAGGCCGTCGTCTCCGGCCCGGCCTCGGCGACGCTGCGGCTCGCGGCGGACGAAGCCGCCCCGGTCATCGCCGGCCGTCCCTCGCGCCGTCTCGACGTCGAGCGTGTCGTGATCGACGGCCGCCTGCTGCTCCTCCGCATCCCGCGCGCCTCGGGAGGCGCCGACGTCCTGGTCGCCGAGCACGAGGTCTTCGCGCGCGAAGAGGCGCGTGTCGTGCGCGCCGCGCGCGAGGCCGCCGCGCCCCTTGCCGCCGTCGCGGCGGCGATCCGCGCGGGCGCGCGGGTCCCGATCGAGCGAGGCGACGCCCGCGAGACCGTCCTCGCCGCGATCGAACGCGCCACGCGCGAGGTGATCTGGCTCGGCCCGCCCCCCGAAGGCGAGGTCGCGCAGCGCCTCCTCGCGCGGGCGGCCCTCGGCCTGCGCGTGCGCGTCCTCGGCCCCGCTCCCCTCCCGGGACCCCCGTGGCCGCCCTCGGCCGCGCACCGCGAGGCGGCCGAAGTCGGCGCGCCGTTCGTCCTCGCGGACGGGGTCCTCGCCATCGAGCCGCGCGGAGACCGCGCGCTCGTCACCGCGGTTCCCGGACGCGGTCGCATCCTCCATTCGCTTTTCGAGACCCTGTGGTCGCGCGCCGCCCCCGGGGAAGGCGCCGCGCCGACGCGCGCCCCGCATCGGCTCGGGGGCGTCGAGGACGTCGTCGCGGGCGTCCGAAGGGGCCTCGAAGCGACGCCCGCCGGCGGCGCCTTCGCGATCGCCCTCGCAACCGACGACGTCACGGCCTTCCTTCCGGACCTCGTCGCGGCTTCCGAGCGGCGACCTCGCCTGCGGGGGCGCATCCTCCTCGCGCGCGCCCCCCGCGACGTCGCGCTCCCGGCGGGATTCGACGTCCGCATCGCGCCGCGTCAGCCCGCGAGCTACTTCGCGTCCGCCTGGTCCGGTCTCCTCTGGTGGGCGGGCGACGCCCGCGCGCGCCCCGTCGGGCTCGGCGCGCACGATCCCGCGGCGGTCGAAGCGGCGCTCGCCGCGTTCGACCTCGCGTGGCGCCGCGCGCGACCCCTCCCCGGGAGGCGGCGCGCGTGA
- a CDS encoding PKD domain-containing protein encodes MATPTSPGKSLATLLGAAMILTTAFGGVFAGTASAAPAEAMRFGMSYGSMDDLIDYGIKPDYATTWVGPWTRDSWGGFERMLDRTRAAGVTPFIQWYYWGDDISPSCVDNGCWSSLHNTWKSRAEWDAMVHTLASKIRDRMGGAEVLVNVETEFNKGGIDSTSYAPTFDRYLKKHIDVLQGVPGVKVVLGFGSWGKDRWDRFPASIEAADLMGFQGLSGSTRQDLSTYMSIGDRSEKAAREIRDRFGKPSIFTDLAVSSYPEPDWLEHQAAAIRTVMDRIPMLASLGVQAVIYRSLRDQPMSTANYYGIAERHWGLERPDGSRKPAFDVWVEAVNRGPLPPPPSREALALVEAEDLRVLRTGALQKASGATGGTAWNVWANAAVGDAFEFPATGSYDVSFRARGSLANGVGAIASLTVDGQKVAEREFRGDWITLTARVEVQAGVREIRVVFQNDLRTSSEDRNLILDWIEIAHPPPPNRAPSAAFTVSQDGLRVVVDGSPSSDPDGPGLVHAWTFGDGTSAKGIEAARTYLSAGTYLIRLEVTDPAGATASAEKTVVVNRAPTAVARVVSSAGTTSTLSAEDSSDPDGHALAYAWSLGDGRTASGPRVTHTWSTPGPHTVVLTVTDELGASAKATVEVRAQSSPSARFTVSTSGLVVTADASGSSDPDGDPLAFAWDFGDGSRATGPRASHAYVEAGTYSIRLTVTDGRGGSSTAVAEVTLKKPAETPLQKREAEAFASKPVGGRITDAGASGGAAWNVWSNGAIGDKLSAMDAGVYRFSIRARGEPAGGVWPIMELKLEGQVVGRWTVDSATWRDYEVPVVLGRWSTAFEVAFTNDGRRPGEDRNLHVDSVSLLARRGQWIEAESFAAKTVGGRISSTSSSGGALWNLWANGHIETTFDVAAAGSYSLVAMARGSPASGVAPRLVASVDGVVVAEWDLDASRTTAFEAKVDLAAGKRVVRLAYVNDLRTSTEDRNAIVDAAGLVLR; translated from the coding sequence ATGGCGACCCCGACGTCCCCCGGGAAGTCCCTGGCCACGCTCCTCGGAGCGGCAATGATCCTCACGACTGCTTTCGGCGGCGTCTTCGCAGGCACGGCGTCGGCCGCGCCCGCGGAGGCGATGCGCTTCGGCATGTCGTACGGCTCGATGGACGACCTCATCGACTACGGCATCAAGCCCGACTACGCCACGACGTGGGTCGGGCCCTGGACGAGGGATTCGTGGGGCGGCTTCGAGCGGATGCTCGACCGCACGCGGGCCGCGGGCGTGACGCCGTTCATCCAGTGGTACTACTGGGGCGACGACATCTCGCCCTCGTGCGTGGACAACGGCTGCTGGTCGAGCCTCCACAACACGTGGAAGAGCCGCGCGGAATGGGACGCGATGGTCCACACGCTCGCCTCGAAGATCCGCGACCGCATGGGCGGCGCGGAGGTCCTCGTGAACGTCGAGACGGAATTCAACAAGGGCGGCATCGATTCGACGTCCTATGCGCCCACCTTCGACCGCTATCTCAAGAAGCACATCGACGTGCTGCAAGGCGTCCCCGGCGTGAAGGTCGTCCTCGGGTTCGGCTCGTGGGGCAAGGATCGCTGGGACCGGTTCCCCGCGTCGATCGAGGCTGCGGACCTCATGGGATTCCAGGGCCTCTCGGGGTCGACCCGGCAGGACCTCTCGACGTACATGAGCATCGGCGACCGCAGCGAGAAGGCCGCCCGTGAGATCCGGGACCGCTTCGGCAAACCCTCGATCTTCACGGATCTCGCGGTGTCGTCCTACCCCGAGCCGGACTGGCTCGAGCACCAGGCCGCGGCCATCAGGACGGTCATGGACCGCATCCCCATGCTCGCTTCCCTCGGCGTGCAGGCCGTCATCTACCGCAGCCTGCGCGACCAGCCGATGTCGACCGCGAACTACTACGGCATCGCCGAGAGGCATTGGGGTCTCGAGCGTCCGGACGGCTCGCGCAAACCCGCTTTCGACGTCTGGGTCGAGGCCGTGAACCGCGGGCCCCTCCCGCCTCCGCCGTCGCGCGAAGCCCTCGCGCTCGTCGAGGCCGAGGATCTTCGGGTCCTGCGGACCGGCGCGCTCCAGAAGGCTTCGGGCGCGACGGGCGGCACCGCCTGGAACGTGTGGGCGAACGCCGCCGTCGGCGACGCGTTCGAATTCCCCGCGACGGGGTCCTACGACGTGTCGTTCCGGGCGCGCGGATCGCTCGCGAACGGCGTTGGCGCCATCGCCTCGCTCACGGTCGACGGCCAGAAGGTCGCCGAGCGCGAGTTCCGCGGGGACTGGATCACGCTCACCGCCCGCGTCGAGGTCCAGGCCGGCGTCCGCGAGATCCGCGTGGTCTTCCAGAACGACCTGAGGACCTCGAGCGAGGACCGCAACCTCATCCTCGACTGGATCGAGATCGCGCACCCGCCGCCCCCAAACCGCGCCCCCTCGGCCGCGTTCACCGTCTCGCAGGACGGCCTCCGCGTCGTCGTCGACGGCAGCCCGTCGAGCGATCCTGACGGCCCGGGCCTCGTCCATGCGTGGACGTTCGGCGACGGGACCTCCGCGAAGGGGATCGAGGCCGCGCGCACGTACCTCTCGGCGGGCACCTACCTGATCCGCCTCGAGGTCACCGACCCCGCGGGCGCGACGGCTTCGGCCGAGAAGACCGTGGTCGTGAACCGGGCGCCGACGGCCGTCGCGCGCGTGGTCTCCTCCGCCGGCACGACCTCGACGCTCTCGGCCGAGGATTCCTCGGATCCCGACGGGCACGCCCTCGCCTATGCGTGGTCGCTCGGCGACGGCAGGACCGCGAGCGGGCCTCGCGTGACCCACACCTGGTCCACGCCCGGACCCCACACGGTCGTCCTCACCGTCACCGACGAGCTCGGCGCCTCCGCGAAGGCGACGGTCGAAGTTCGCGCGCAAAGTTCCCCTTCCGCGCGGTTCACGGTTTCGACCTCCGGCCTCGTCGTGACCGCGGACGCGAGCGGATCGTCGGATCCCGACGGGGACCCGCTCGCGTTCGCCTGGGACTTCGGGGACGGCTCGCGGGCCACGGGCCCGAGGGCGAGCCACGCGTACGTCGAGGCGGGAACCTACAGCATCCGCCTCACGGTCACCGACGGGCGCGGCGGCTCGTCCACGGCCGTCGCCGAAGTCACGCTCAAGAAGCCCGCCGAGACGCCGCTCCAGAAGCGCGAGGCCGAAGCCTTCGCATCGAAGCCGGTCGGCGGGCGCATCACGGACGCGGGCGCCTCGGGCGGCGCGGCGTGGAACGTGTGGTCGAACGGGGCCATCGGGGACAAGCTCTCCGCGATGGACGCCGGCGTCTACCGGTTCTCGATCCGCGCGCGCGGCGAACCCGCGGGCGGCGTCTGGCCGATCATGGAGCTCAAGCTCGAAGGCCAGGTCGTGGGACGCTGGACGGTCGATTCGGCGACGTGGCGCGACTACGAGGTGCCCGTCGTCCTCGGACGCTGGTCGACGGCCTTCGAGGTCGCGTTCACGAACGACGGTCGACGGCCCGGAGAGGACCGCAACCTGCACGTGGACAGCGTCTCCCTCCTCGCGCGGCGAGGTCAATGGATCGAAGCGGAGAGCTTCGCCGCGAAGACCGTCGGCGGGAGGATCTCCTCGACCTCGTCGTCGGGCGGGGCGCTCTGGAACCTGTGGGCGAACGGGCACATCGAGACCACGTTCGACGTCGCGGCCGCGGGGTCCTACTCGCTCGTGGCGATGGCCCGCGGCTCGCCCGCCTCCGGCGTCGCGCCGCGGCTTGTCGCCTCGGTGGACGGCGTCGTCGTCGCCGAGTGGGACCTCGACGCCTCCCGGACCACGGCCTTCGAGGCGAAGGTCGATCTCGCGGCCGGGAAGCGGGTCGTGCGCCTCGCGTACGTGAACGACCTCAGGACGTCCACCGAGGACAGGAACGCCATCGTCGACGCGGCCGGGCTGGTGCTGCGCTAA
- a CDS encoding helix-turn-helix domain-containing protein, which yields MTEADDLERVGLGRDEAAAWAALAREGPLTAPDIAARVGFARSRAYEVLRGLEERGLVEVLLGETRRYRAVALDRYVAGVLEAARDAERTARARLGRARALFPEREVVGAGGLGAVRVAEGRRAAHEAWARLLRAAKESALIVATGRATLRFLDTPEGSESYEAAKASGVAVRFVLLPGDEPEAAHRAAEILASDAEIAVHGDGAVTRVAVDGGRVAVVAHERDDERVYLGNDLLVEAESAALATDVQTEAARILEPAEPAFAFAGSVAAASRLLAGEIRAARAEILVLVGAGGASFAEGSEERRALLEASARGARVRVATAGPSDLLGLVEPALADLEGAIVIADGERIAEWYGGAGAPTLAFVARDPERARLVANRFDASRA from the coding sequence GTGACCGAGGCGGACGACCTCGAGCGGGTCGGCCTCGGCCGCGACGAAGCCGCCGCCTGGGCCGCGCTCGCGCGCGAGGGCCCGCTCACGGCCCCCGATATCGCCGCGCGCGTGGGCTTCGCCCGGTCGCGCGCCTACGAGGTCCTCCGCGGCCTCGAGGAGCGCGGCCTCGTCGAGGTGCTCCTCGGCGAGACGCGCCGCTACCGGGCCGTCGCGCTCGACCGCTACGTCGCGGGCGTGCTCGAAGCCGCGCGCGACGCCGAACGGACGGCCCGCGCGCGCCTCGGCCGCGCCCGCGCGCTCTTCCCCGAGCGCGAAGTCGTGGGCGCGGGCGGACTCGGCGCCGTGCGCGTCGCGGAAGGTCGTCGCGCCGCGCACGAAGCGTGGGCTCGCCTCCTGCGCGCCGCGAAGGAGAGCGCGCTCATCGTCGCGACGGGCCGCGCGACGCTGCGCTTTCTCGACACCCCCGAAGGCTCGGAGTCCTACGAAGCCGCGAAGGCGTCCGGCGTCGCCGTCCGCTTCGTGCTGCTTCCGGGCGACGAGCCGGAAGCCGCGCATCGCGCCGCCGAGATCCTCGCCTCCGACGCCGAGATCGCCGTTCACGGAGACGGCGCCGTCACGCGGGTCGCGGTGGACGGCGGCCGCGTCGCCGTCGTCGCCCACGAGCGCGACGACGAGCGCGTGTACCTCGGCAACGACCTCCTCGTCGAGGCCGAATCCGCCGCCCTCGCGACGGACGTGCAGACCGAGGCGGCGCGCATCCTCGAACCCGCCGAGCCCGCGTTCGCCTTCGCCGGATCGGTCGCGGCGGCGTCGCGCCTGCTCGCCGGCGAGATCCGAGCCGCGCGCGCCGAGATCCTCGTCCTCGTCGGCGCCGGCGGCGCGTCCTTCGCGGAGGGCTCCGAGGAGCGGCGCGCGCTTCTCGAGGCCTCCGCCCGGGGCGCGCGTGTGCGCGTCGCGACCGCCGGCCCGTCGGACCTGCTCGGCCTCGTCGAGCCGGCGCTCGCGGACCTCGAAGGCGCCATCGTCATCGCGGACGGGGAGCGCATCGCGGAGTGGTACGGCGGGGCGGGCGCGCCGACCCTCGCCTTCGTCGCGCGAGACCCTGAACGCGCCCGCCTCGTCGCAAACCGGTTCGACGCGAGCCGCGCGTGA
- a CDS encoding PQQ-dependent sugar dehydrogenase, translating to MRDAAGTDARGRPRRVLAPIVLVFALLTPLPAGAQAADWKPLGATLVAQNLEMPVDIALGPDGMVYYVELFGGHVRRLDPATGAIDPAPVATVKGFNTGGERGVFGLALDPDFEQTGAVYVSYSKNGSAPGTTVNVLSRFVDGVERVLLERPGDTMHNGGRLLFADGHLFVSTGDATSFRNWSEAKARRAQDPQSLAGKILRLTPDGHPAPGNPWGSAAWSLGHRNVYGLAYDPTTRRLLATENGNERADELNLIVAGGNYGWPDCAGPCSPERDGFIDPAFWYERTIAPTGATFFQGHFWFADFNQGRIHRLRESAPGVWMDEIAHTYSGAPSRVLDLEAGRDGRSLWFTSWSELWRLDFADDGSGNGSKPTGPTGPTGPTGPDLGGPGGPDETTGDRPIAAAPVVAVAAVAVVAALLARRR from the coding sequence ATGCGTGACGCGGCCGGAACCGACGCGCGCGGCCGCCCGCGTCGCGTCCTCGCGCCCATCGTGCTGGTATTCGCGCTCCTGACGCCCCTCCCCGCGGGCGCTCAGGCGGCGGATTGGAAGCCCTTGGGCGCGACGCTCGTCGCGCAGAACCTCGAGATGCCCGTGGACATCGCGCTCGGGCCCGACGGGATGGTCTATTACGTCGAGCTCTTCGGCGGCCACGTCCGCCGCCTCGATCCCGCGACGGGCGCGATCGACCCCGCGCCGGTCGCGACGGTGAAAGGCTTCAACACGGGCGGCGAGCGCGGCGTCTTCGGCCTCGCGCTCGACCCGGATTTCGAGCAGACGGGAGCCGTCTACGTTTCCTATTCCAAGAACGGGAGCGCGCCGGGAACGACCGTGAACGTCCTCTCGCGCTTCGTCGACGGCGTCGAGCGCGTGCTCCTCGAACGGCCCGGAGACACGATGCACAACGGCGGCCGCCTGCTTTTCGCGGACGGCCACCTCTTCGTCTCGACCGGCGACGCGACCTCGTTCCGCAACTGGTCCGAAGCGAAGGCCCGGCGCGCCCAGGATCCGCAGTCGCTCGCGGGGAAGATCCTCCGGCTCACGCCCGACGGCCACCCCGCGCCCGGCAACCCGTGGGGATCGGCCGCGTGGAGCCTCGGACATCGCAACGTCTACGGGCTCGCCTACGATCCGACGACCCGCCGGCTCCTCGCGACCGAGAACGGGAACGAGCGGGCGGACGAGCTCAACCTCATCGTGGCCGGCGGGAACTACGGATGGCCCGACTGCGCCGGGCCGTGCTCGCCGGAGCGCGACGGCTTCATCGATCCGGCCTTCTGGTACGAGCGGACGATCGCGCCGACGGGCGCGACGTTCTTCCAGGGGCATTTCTGGTTCGCGGACTTCAACCAGGGCCGCATCCACCGGCTTCGCGAATCCGCGCCGGGCGTCTGGATGGACGAGATCGCCCACACGTATTCGGGAGCTCCGTCCCGCGTGCTCGACCTCGAGGCGGGCCGCGACGGCAGATCGCTCTGGTTCACGAGCTGGAGCGAGCTTTGGCGACTCGACTTCGCGGACGACGGGTCCGGAAACGGCTCGAAGCCCACGGGACCCACCGGCCCCACGGGTCCGACGGGCCCCGACCTCGGGGGACCCGGCGGACCCGACGAGACGACCGGCGACCGGCCGATCGCGGCGGCGCCCGTCGTCGCGGTCGCGGCCGTCGCCGTCGTCGCCGCGCTTCTCGCTCGACGGCGTTAG